Proteins from a single region of Scylla paramamosain isolate STU-SP2022 chromosome 35, ASM3559412v1, whole genome shotgun sequence:
- the LOC135090440 gene encoding uncharacterized protein LOC135090440, with protein MEQANKHFILRTAERISFRFDIYLGDAGGKRSRADHEDVNVEKMSEPAKKKLIFSDDDMSPLPASPPPDAPSGQESQQQQPTSQSIPPPQESLMPPPTEAQPQRSDESTVGGKEGQEVKKKSQENRKKKNIPPNTPEDDSTPKLPVAPAAPRKKLVPRVIKTTPVIDSDDDDLFAFNSQMF; from the exons atggagcaagctAACAAACATTTCATCTTGAGAACTGCGG aacgcatctctttccgctttgatatctatctgggcgatgctgggggtaagcgaagccgtgctgaccatgaggatgtcaatgtggagaaaatgtcagaacctgcaaagaagaaattgatctttagtgatgacgacatgtcgccactgccggccagcccacctcctgacgctccatcaggacaggagtcgcaacagcagcagccgacATCGCAGTCGATTCCGCCACCTCAGGAGTCGCTGATGCCACCTCCGACCGAAGCACAGCCGCAACGGTCAGATGAGTCGACAGTAGGCGGcaaagagggtcaggaggtgaagaagaagtcgcaggaaaacagaaaaaaaaaaaatattccccctaacacgccagaggacgacagcacaccaaaactccccgttgctccagccgcccctcgtaagaagctggttcctagagttattaaaactacgcccgtcattgacagcgatgacgatgatctcttcgccttcaattcgcaaatgttttga